One segment of Rosa chinensis cultivar Old Blush chromosome 6, RchiOBHm-V2, whole genome shotgun sequence DNA contains the following:
- the LOC112173617 gene encoding protein FD translates to MTMEDVWKDISLASLCDHNSPAAAAGSSASRNDSAAIRGFIFQDFMAAASNKLTPSLATDLAPLPQPPATLLSLSSSGSDHFQHCQVQSATATASTNTTAPPIPVTPNAQRLHRISTIPSSSVISFSNKHANNSSEALDSSPSCKKRALEENGENSRHVRHKRMIKNRESASRSRARKQAYTSELELELAHLREENARLKRRQEKISLAAPVAAATPPKRAHSV, encoded by the exons ATGACGATGGAGGATGTGTGGAAAGACATAAGTCTAGCTTCTCTTTGTGACCACAACTCACCGGCGGCTGCTGCCGGCAGCTCCGCCTCACGTAACGACTCTGCAGCTATTCGTGGCTTCATTTTTCAAGATTTCATGGCGGCGGCGTCCAACAAACTCACTCCTTCTCTTGCTACTGATCTAGCGCCACTGCCACAGCCACCGGCCACTCTCCTCAGCTTGAGTTCTTCCGGTTCCGATCATTTTCAACACTGCCAAGTTCAAAGCgctactgctactgctagtACCAACACTACCGCTCCACCAATACCAGTGACGCCAAACGCGCAAAGACTGCACCGTATTAGTACTATTCCTTCATCTTCTGTGATCTCTTTCTCCAATAAGCACGCGAATAACTCGTCGGAGGCTTTGGATTCTTCCCCGTCTTGCAAGAAAAGGGCGTtagaagaaaatggagagaactCTAGGCATGTCCGGCATAAGCGGATGATCAAGAACAGAGAATCGGCCTCTCGCTCCCGAGCACGAAAGCAA GCTTATACAAGTGAGCTGGAACTTGAACTAGCACATTTGCGGGAGGAGAATGCCAGACTTAAAAGACGGCAAGAAAAG ATCTCCTTAGCAGCCCCTGTAGCAGCAGCAACTCCTCCAAAAAGGGCACACTCTGTGTAG